The proteins below come from a single Miscanthus floridulus cultivar M001 chromosome 1, ASM1932011v1, whole genome shotgun sequence genomic window:
- the LOC136457814 gene encoding uncharacterized protein, which produces MVYGDSVLVINQVNKDWSCSSEKMDGHYVEIRKLEGKFYGIEYHHVVCDQNQLVDDLSKIGSYRAMIQPGVVIQDLFTSSVKEEKEIQEIPPAEQLVLAVPSSAIDWRELFIKYLTSIDVPTDKTKTKCLIHCSKHYVLVDRNLMRKSAKEGIL; this is translated from the coding sequence atggtatatggagactctgtgttggtcatcaaccaggtcaacaaagattggtcttgttccagtgagaagatggatgggCACTACGTCGagatcaggaaactcgaagggaagttctacggtatcgagtaccaccacgtggtatgtgatcaaaatcagctcgtcgacgacctatctaagataggctcttatcGCGCCATGATTCAGCCTGGGGTCgtcattcaagacctctttacgtcgtctgttaaggaagagaaggaaattCAAGAAATCCCCCCTGCCGAGCAGCTAGTACTTGCGGTGCCTTCATCGGCTATAGATTGGAGGGAattgttcatcaagtacctcaccagcatcgatgtacccaccgacaagaccaaAACTAAATGTCTCATTCACtgcagcaagcattacgtgctggtggacaggaacttgatgaggaaaagtgccaaggaagggatactataa
- the LOC136457806 gene encoding classical arabinogalactan protein 9-like — MAKAKTAIVIVILALLQPPRRAPPSAPTPARPRPRAPCRPLCPRWPAPAPAPRAALHAHAGPPPPSSRAPPSPPRAPRRRPPPHLLATRPCAGARPPPPSHAPPSPPRVPRRRPPPRLPATRLRAGADACPRPRVRVWPSVASSPTPAHQRRGAGPAPGHTPWTTRPDAGHARPCS, encoded by the exons ATGGCGAAAGCTAAGACTGCTATAGTCATCGTCATCCTAGCTCTGCTTCAG cccccgcgccgcgcgccgccctctgcgcccacgccggcccgcccccgcccccgcgcccCGTGCCGCCCTCTGTGCCCACGCtggcccgcccccgcccccgcgccgcgcgccgccctcCACGCCCACGCCGGCCCGCCCCCGCCCTCGAGCCGcgcgccgccctcccctccccgtgcGCCGCGCCGGCGCCCACCCCCGCACCTGCTAGCCACTAGGCCGTGCGCCGGCGCCCGCCCCCCGCCCCCGAGCCAcgcgccgccctcccctccccgtgTGCCacgccggcgcccgcccccgcgcctgCCAGCCACCAGGCTACGCGCCGGCGCCGATgcctgcccccgcccccgcgTCCGCGTGTGGCCGAGCGTGGCCAGCTCACCCACGCCGGCCCACCAACGCCGAggagccggccctgcccccggccacaCCCCGTGGACCACCCGCCCCGACGCTGGCCATGCCCGACCCTGTTCCTGA